From Desulfuromonas soudanensis, the proteins below share one genomic window:
- a CDS encoding SOS response-associated peptidase gives MCGRISTANISPSTLKAQFRLESIPSYLQSYNVAPTLQIPAIRQQDNTRTLSSLRWGLIPHWSEDKGTGVSAFNARVETLTQKPFFRDPFKSKRCIIPASGFYEWHKQGDKKQPYYIYRADKQPIAFAGLWDAWMEKETGEAIESCSIITVPATHRMAEIHDRMPAVLEAELFDTWLDPEFKETHVLQDILRALKPDVLEMYPVSSYVSNSRNDGEKCIERA, from the coding sequence ATGTGCGGACGCATCTCGACAGCCAACATTTCGCCAAGCACCCTGAAGGCACAGTTTCGCCTTGAGAGCATCCCGTCCTACCTCCAGAGCTACAACGTCGCACCAACCCTCCAGATACCAGCAATCAGACAGCAAGACAATACGCGCACACTAAGCTCACTCAGGTGGGGCCTCATTCCTCACTGGTCAGAAGATAAGGGCACAGGAGTATCAGCCTTCAATGCTCGCGTAGAAACCCTTACGCAAAAACCTTTCTTCCGAGATCCATTCAAATCCAAGAGATGCATCATCCCCGCAAGCGGCTTCTACGAATGGCACAAGCAGGGTGACAAGAAGCAGCCTTACTACATCTACAGGGCAGATAAGCAGCCTATCGCCTTTGCCGGCCTATGGGATGCCTGGATGGAGAAGGAGACAGGGGAGGCCATAGAGAGCTGCAGCATCATCACTGTCCCAGCTACACACCGGATGGCCGAGATCCATGACCGCATGCCTGCCGTTTTGGAGGCGGAGCTATTCGATACCTGGCTTGATCCTGAGTTCAAGGAGACTCACGTACTGCAGGACATCCTGAGGGCTCTTAAACCTGATGTGCTTGAGATGTATCCGGTATCGAGCTATGTGAGCAATTCAAGAAATGACGGTGAGAAGTGTATCGAGAGAGCTTAG
- a CDS encoding GxxExxY protein yields the protein MFEMASREDVKTRRDIEEVAAMVIDAALQLHRDLGPGLLESVYEAVLSKMLEQRGLSVERQKPVPIQYQGVSLDEGFRLDLLVDGQLIVELKSVENIHPVHPKQLLTYLRLMNLPLGLLINFGAPLLKDGLQRVVNKHTNFASSRLRVHQQESQP from the coding sequence ATGTTTGAGATGGCCTCACGCGAAGACGTGAAGACGCGAAGGGATATCGAGGAAGTCGCCGCGATGGTGATCGATGCGGCGCTGCAACTGCACCGTGATCTGGGGCCGGGGTTGCTGGAATCGGTCTATGAGGCGGTTCTGTCCAAAATGCTTGAACAGCGTGGCCTGTCGGTCGAGAGGCAGAAGCCGGTTCCCATTCAGTATCAGGGTGTTTCACTCGACGAAGGTTTTAGGCTGGATTTGCTGGTTGATGGTCAGCTGATCGTTGAGCTGAAATCTGTTGAAAACATCCACCCTGTTCATCCCAAACAGCTTCTGACCTACCTGCGCCTGATGAATCTTCCCCTCGGGCTGCTCATCAACTTCGGCGCTCCGCTCCTGAAGGACGGTCTACAGCGCGTCGTCAACAAACACACTAACTTCGCGTCTTCGCGCCTTCGCGTGCATCAACAGGAGTCGCAGCCATGA
- a CDS encoding restriction endonuclease subunit S has product MSAEWPTVQLQDVAELKGGYAFKSEEYTDSGRFVLRTVNIDGSGRITRNGATFVSEEKSKEYERFALQPWDTLFVMVGATLGKTGIVKESDLPALLNQNMWVVRAKDDKVNQRYLYYVFTHKSKDLLAWASGAAREFVRRDDFRTMELALPPREVQDEIANSIGAIDDKIELNRQINQTLEQIAQTIFKNWFVDFEPVKAKIEAKAAGRDPERAAMCAISGLCPNGYKLEPELDQLPPEQYQQLAATAALFPDELVESELGLIPVGWEHQELSALCQFAAGSAFKPEHQGQSEGEYPFIKVSDMNLEGNEIFIRSAQNYIFEPQRKAMNSKLHPSGATVFAKIGVALLSNRRRLLRVPTIVDNNMMSAAPCGGESMSCYLYLLLSSIDFTVFANGTALPYLNVSDLKKIQVVVPSRNSQNQIWDFFNRIASPLFEKIYENSSQSQTLIDLRDSLLPKLISGEAPFYKGV; this is encoded by the coding sequence ATGAGTGCTGAGTGGCCCACAGTTCAACTGCAGGATGTTGCAGAATTAAAAGGTGGTTATGCCTTTAAAAGCGAAGAATATACTGATTCTGGCCGCTTTGTTCTCAGGACAGTAAATATTGACGGTAGCGGACGAATCACTCGGAATGGCGCAACTTTCGTATCAGAAGAAAAATCAAAAGAGTACGAAAGATTTGCCTTGCAGCCATGGGATACGCTTTTCGTTATGGTGGGGGCAACGCTAGGCAAAACAGGTATCGTCAAAGAATCTGATTTGCCTGCGCTGCTCAATCAAAATATGTGGGTGGTCAGGGCGAAAGATGACAAAGTCAATCAACGCTATCTCTATTATGTATTCACACATAAATCAAAAGACCTCTTAGCGTGGGCATCGGGTGCGGCCAGAGAGTTTGTCCGTAGAGATGATTTTCGGACAATGGAGTTGGCCCTGCCTCCAAGAGAGGTCCAAGATGAAATTGCAAATTCTATTGGGGCAATAGACGACAAAATCGAACTCAACCGCCAAATCAACCAAACCCTCGAACAGATCGCCCAGACCATCTTCAAAAACTGGTTTGTCGATTTCGAGCCGGTCAAAGCCAAGATCGAAGCCAAAGCCGCAGGCCGCGACCCCGAGCGCGCCGCCATGTGCGCCATCAGCGGTTTATGCCCGAATGGGTACAAACTTGAGCCCGAACTCGACCAACTCCCCCCCGAGCAATACCAACAACTCGCCGCAACCGCCGCCCTGTTTCCCGATGAGCTGGTGGAGTCGGAGTTGGGGTTGATTCCGGTGGGGTGGGAGCATCAAGAGTTGTCTGCACTTTGTCAATTCGCGGCTGGGTCGGCTTTCAAGCCTGAACACCAAGGTCAATCCGAGGGGGAGTATCCATTTATAAAAGTTAGTGACATGAACCTTGAAGGGAATGAGATTTTCATCCGATCTGCACAAAACTATATATTTGAACCTCAGCGGAAAGCGATGAATTCTAAATTACATCCGAGTGGAGCAACGGTTTTCGCTAAGATTGGGGTTGCACTATTATCCAATCGCAGACGGTTGTTAAGAGTGCCAACCATTGTCGATAACAATATGATGTCTGCTGCTCCATGTGGCGGCGAGTCGATGTCATGTTATTTGTACTTACTCCTTAGTTCGATTGATTTCACTGTTTTTGCAAACGGAACAGCATTGCCATATTTGAATGTATCTGATCTAAAAAAAATTCAAGTAGTTGTTCCTTCTCGTAACTCTCAAAATCAAATCTGGGATTTTTTCAATCGTATAGCTAGCCCGTTGTTTGAGAAAATTTATGAAAATTCGTCTCAATCTCAAACTTTAATCGATTTGCGCGATTCTCTATTGCCTAAACTTATTTCGGGTGAAGCGCCTTTTTACAAGGGCGTTTGA
- a CDS encoding nucleotidyltransferase family protein: MKRQHALELLSRSKPVLQARFGVTGLALFGSTARDTATSGSDVDVLVAFDGPANSKRYFGVQFYLEDLLGCPVDLVTEKALRPELRPYIEQERVNV, translated from the coding sequence ATGAAGAGACAACACGCTCTTGAACTGCTGAGCCGCAGCAAGCCGGTGCTGCAGGCCCGCTTCGGTGTAACCGGGCTGGCACTGTTCGGCTCGACCGCCCGCGACACGGCGACCAGCGGCAGCGATGTCGATGTGCTGGTGGCTTTCGATGGCCCTGCCAATTCCAAACGATATTTCGGCGTGCAATTCTATCTGGAGGATCTGCTCGGCTGTCCGGTCGATCTGGTCACCGAAAAGGCCCTGCGGCCGGAGTTGCGCCCCTATATTGAACAGGAGCGGGTCAATGTTTGA
- a CDS encoding type I restriction endonuclease subunit R — MFTEDQLEQLCLDWFHACGYTYAYGPNIAPDGDTPERSDYLQVVLTGRLITALQKINPHLPLDTLEEAALTVTKPESPVLIHNNRAFHKLLLEGVPVEYRDGDEIKADHVQLIDFHNVEKNQFLVVNQFTVQGSKQLRRPDIVVFINGLPISVIELKNPADANADVWSAYNQLQTYKDEIGDLFVCNAALVLSDGLTARVGSLTANKERFLPWRTIRNEDDKPLLEYELEKVVKGFFDRELLLDYLRYFILFEQDDGNTIKKIAGYHQFHAVREAVRVTLIASAPTSREDISDQRATWGKEVQPGSRKAGVVWHTQGSGKSITMCCYAGKLLQQPEMNNPTIVVVTDRNDLDGQLFATFSNAKELLRQTPVQADSRDDLRELLESRQSGGIIFTTVQKFSLLGDEDAHPVLSNRSNIVVISDEAHRSQYGFKAKLDTKTGQYIYGYAKHMRDAIPNASFIGFTGTPISLEDKDTRAVFGDYISIYDIQDAVEDGATVPIYYESRLAKLDINKAAIEELNEDVEEVIEDEEDVSLRERTKSKWAALEKLVGAEPRLRQVAEDLVRHFEERTALVEGKGMIVAMSREICVHLYNEIIKLRPEWHDADPEKGAIKIVMTGSAADRPLLQPHIHNKQTKKRLEKRFKDAKDPLQLVIVRDMWLTGFDCPSCHTMYVDKPMRGHNLMQAIARVNRVFKDKPGGLVVDYIGIANELKQALKIYATSQGKGTPTLKAEEALAILLEKIDVVRGLFHGFDYSDYKIRAHQILVLAANHVLGLKDGKKRFLDVMAAITKAFSLCGTLDEAAPLRMEIAFFSAIKAAIVKYTTVDKKRLEEDKNSALKQILDNAVIAEGVADIFALAGLDKPNIALLSDEFLDDVRNMPQRNLALELLEKLLRDAIKARTRNNVVLEMKFGDRLLATLGRYHARAIETAQVIEELIQMAKDFQQALKRDEALGLNPDEVAFYDALANNESAVRELGDEILKQIAVEITEKLRNSTSVDWQVRESVRAKLRNLVRRTLRKWKYPPDKQDDAVELVLKQAEVLCAGWA, encoded by the coding sequence ATGTTTACCGAAGACCAACTCGAACAACTCTGTCTCGACTGGTTCCACGCCTGCGGCTACACCTACGCCTACGGCCCCAACATCGCCCCCGACGGTGACACCCCGGAGCGCAGCGACTACCTTCAAGTTGTTTTGACTGGTCGTCTGATCACCGCCCTACAAAAGATCAACCCGCACCTCCCCCTCGACACTCTCGAAGAAGCCGCCCTGACAGTCACCAAGCCCGAATCCCCGGTGCTTATCCACAACAACCGCGCCTTCCACAAGCTGCTCCTTGAAGGGGTTCCGGTCGAATACCGCGACGGCGACGAAATCAAAGCCGACCATGTGCAGCTGATCGACTTCCACAATGTCGAGAAGAACCAGTTTCTGGTCGTCAACCAGTTTACTGTGCAGGGGAGCAAGCAACTGCGCCGCCCCGATATCGTTGTCTTCATCAACGGCCTGCCGATCTCGGTGATCGAACTGAAAAACCCCGCCGATGCCAACGCCGATGTCTGGAGCGCCTACAACCAGCTGCAGACTTACAAGGACGAGATCGGCGATCTCTTCGTCTGCAACGCCGCCCTGGTCCTCTCCGACGGGCTGACGGCGCGGGTCGGTTCGTTGACCGCCAACAAGGAACGCTTTCTCCCCTGGCGCACCATCCGCAACGAAGACGACAAGCCGCTACTCGAATACGAGCTGGAGAAGGTCGTGAAAGGGTTTTTCGACCGCGAACTGCTCCTCGACTACCTGCGCTACTTCATCCTCTTCGAGCAGGACGACGGCAACACCATTAAGAAGATCGCCGGCTATCATCAGTTTCACGCCGTGCGCGAGGCGGTGCGGGTGACGCTGATCGCTTCGGCACCGACATCGAGAGAGGATATTTCCGACCAGCGCGCTACCTGGGGCAAAGAAGTGCAGCCCGGTTCGCGCAAGGCAGGGGTGGTGTGGCATACGCAGGGGTCGGGCAAGAGCATCACCATGTGCTGTTACGCCGGCAAGCTGCTGCAGCAGCCGGAGATGAACAATCCGACCATCGTCGTGGTAACCGACCGCAACGATCTCGACGGCCAGCTCTTTGCCACTTTCAGCAATGCAAAGGAGCTGCTGCGGCAAACACCGGTGCAGGCCGACAGTCGTGACGACTTGCGTGAGTTGCTGGAGTCGCGGCAATCAGGGGGCATAATCTTTACCACAGTGCAGAAATTCTCCCTGCTCGGCGACGAAGACGCCCATCCGGTCCTGAGCAATCGTTCCAACATCGTCGTTATCAGCGACGAGGCGCACCGCAGCCAGTACGGCTTCAAGGCCAAGCTCGACACCAAAACCGGCCAATACATCTACGGCTACGCCAAGCACATGCGCGACGCCATCCCAAACGCTTCGTTTATCGGCTTTACCGGCACGCCGATCTCCCTCGAAGACAAAGACACCCGGGCGGTGTTCGGCGATTACATTAGCATCTACGACATTCAGGATGCGGTGGAAGACGGCGCGACGGTGCCGATCTACTACGAATCCCGCCTGGCCAAGCTCGACATCAACAAGGCGGCGATCGAGGAGCTGAACGAAGACGTCGAAGAGGTCATCGAGGACGAGGAGGACGTCAGCCTGCGCGAACGCACCAAAAGCAAATGGGCGGCGCTGGAGAAACTGGTCGGGGCCGAACCACGTTTGCGGCAGGTTGCCGAGGATCTGGTGCGGCACTTCGAGGAGCGCACGGCGCTGGTCGAAGGGAAGGGGATGATCGTCGCCATGAGCCGGGAGATCTGCGTGCATCTTTACAACGAGATCATCAAGCTCCGGCCCGAGTGGCACGACGCCGACCCTGAGAAGGGGGCGATCAAGATCGTCATGACCGGCTCCGCTGCCGACCGGCCGCTGCTGCAGCCGCACATCCACAACAAGCAGACCAAGAAGCGGCTGGAGAAGCGCTTCAAGGATGCCAAGGACCCGCTCCAGCTGGTGATCGTGCGCGACATGTGGCTGACCGGTTTCGATTGCCCGAGTTGCCACACTATGTATGTCGACAAGCCGATGCGCGGTCACAATCTGATGCAGGCCATCGCCCGCGTCAACCGGGTCTTCAAGGACAAGCCGGGCGGGCTGGTGGTCGATTACATCGGTATCGCCAACGAACTGAAGCAGGCGCTGAAGATCTACGCCACCTCACAAGGGAAGGGGACGCCGACCCTCAAGGCCGAAGAGGCACTGGCGATCCTGCTGGAAAAAATCGACGTGGTGCGCGGCCTGTTTCACGGCTTCGACTACAGCGACTATAAGATCCGGGCCCATCAGATTCTGGTGCTGGCGGCCAACCATGTTCTCGGACTCAAGGATGGCAAAAAACGCTTCCTCGACGTGATGGCGGCGATTACCAAAGCCTTCTCGCTCTGCGGTACCCTCGACGAAGCCGCGCCGCTGCGTATGGAGATCGCCTTCTTCTCGGCAATCAAGGCCGCCATCGTCAAATACACCACCGTCGACAAAAAGCGCCTCGAAGAGGACAAAAACTCGGCCCTCAAACAGATTCTCGATAATGCCGTCATCGCCGAAGGGGTGGCCGACATCTTCGCCCTGGCCGGCCTCGACAAGCCGAACATCGCTCTGCTCTCCGACGAATTTCTCGACGACGTGCGCAACATGCCGCAGCGCAACCTGGCACTGGAACTTCTGGAGAAACTGCTGCGCGACGCCATCAAGGCGCGCACCCGCAACAACGTGGTGCTGGAGATGAAATTCGGCGACCGCCTGCTGGCGACCCTGGGCCGCTACCACGCCCGCGCCATCGAAACCGCCCAGGTGATCGAAGAGCTGATCCAGATGGCCAAGGACTTCCAGCAGGCCCTCAAACGCGACGAGGCTCTCGGCCTCAATCCCGACGAGGTGGCTTTCTACGACGCCCTGGCCAACAACGAAAGCGCCGTGCGCGAACTGGGCGACGAAATCCTCAAGCAGATCGCGGTGGAAATCACCGAGAAGCTGCGCAACAGCACTTCGGTCGACTGGCAGGTACGGGAGAGTGTGCGGGCTAAATTACGCAACCTTGTTCGCCGGACGCTACGGAAGTGGAAGTATCCGCCGGACAAGCAGGATGATGCGGTGGAGTTGGTCCTGAAGCAGGCAGAAGTTTTATGCGCGGGGTGGGCTTGA
- a CDS encoding SIR2 family protein, with amino-acid sequence MDFLKKKYDEELNSEGAVEIVGYPFDRSRILGELEPTTYDMAFADWLEQRRLRLLEKADEIISQFDNAPRFERLKRTYKAGGSIPFVGAGISIQCGYPGWTKFLYQTCAESHVRGDVLTELLQKGEYELAAQLLHDDLGAALFNENMESVFSSEKDLIGAIHYLPLLYPGSSVITTNYDRLIERAYKGFQQGFDTIKYGRSLAECVRLMAAGSRMLLKLHGECDQAEDRVLLKREYDAAYADGASVEIFFNRVLFGKSLLFVGCSLTVDRTIKSMIEVVSKYGATTLPRHYAILELKDDDDRVARKKSLAAANIFPIWYPENDHEESIESICLKLLED; translated from the coding sequence ATGGACTTTCTTAAGAAAAAATATGACGAAGAACTGAACAGCGAAGGTGCTGTCGAAATAGTCGGTTACCCGTTCGACCGGAGTCGTATTTTAGGCGAACTGGAGCCGACTACTTACGATATGGCTTTTGCTGATTGGCTTGAACAACGGCGGTTACGATTACTGGAGAAAGCAGATGAAATAATCTCGCAGTTCGATAACGCCCCAAGATTTGAGCGCCTCAAAAGGACTTACAAGGCTGGTGGATCAATACCTTTTGTTGGTGCGGGTATTTCAATCCAATGTGGTTATCCAGGATGGACAAAATTTCTCTACCAAACTTGCGCCGAATCGCATGTGAGAGGAGATGTTCTAACCGAGCTTTTGCAAAAGGGTGAATACGAGCTGGCGGCACAATTACTACATGATGATTTAGGCGCTGCTCTTTTTAATGAAAACATGGAATCCGTATTTTCTTCAGAAAAAGACCTAATTGGAGCCATCCATTATTTACCACTGCTTTATCCTGGTAGTTCCGTTATTACAACTAACTATGACAGATTAATCGAACGAGCATATAAGGGATTTCAGCAAGGTTTTGATACAATCAAATATGGGCGAAGCCTAGCTGAATGTGTACGGTTAATGGCCGCTGGGAGTAGAATGCTTCTTAAGCTTCATGGTGAATGTGATCAAGCTGAAGACCGGGTTCTTTTGAAGCGTGAATATGACGCTGCATACGCTGACGGTGCTTCGGTAGAGATATTTTTTAATCGTGTACTTTTCGGAAAGTCATTATTGTTTGTCGGGTGTAGCCTAACTGTTGATCGTACGATTAAATCAATGATTGAAGTTGTCAGTAAATATGGTGCAACGACGCTCCCGAGGCACTATGCAATTTTGGAATTGAAAGACGACGATGACCGTGTAGCTAGAAAAAAGTCATTGGCGGCAGCAAATATATTTCCCATTTGGTACCCCGAGAATGATCACGAAGAATCAATCGAATCTATATGTTTGAAGTTGTTAGAGGATTAA
- a CDS encoding type I restriction-modification system subunit M, whose protein sequence is MSAQKFLQDLEKKLWTAADKLRSTLDAAQYKHAVLGLFFVKYVSDAFDIRRQELIAQFQNEDHDYYLNPGDYDSDAEYQAEIAAELEIRDYYTEKNVFWVPQLARWETLQNNSKLPPGSEIVIKNGKESVYTIRSVGRLIDDALEAIEKDNPKLKGVLNKQYGRLQIDQAKLGELIDLIATIPFVHESLQAKDILGHVYEYFLGQFALAEGKKGGQFYTPKSIVTLIVEMLQPFSGRVYDPAMGSGGFFVQSEQFIKEHGGKLGNVSIYGQEYNHTTWQLAAMNMVIRGLDFNFGKEPANTFTNDQHLDLRADFVMANPPFNMKEWDTGVADDDPRWQYGKPPSGNANFAWLQHMLYHLAPGGSLGLLLANGSMSSNTNTEGDIRRALVENDLVECMVALPGQLFTNTQIPACIWFLTRNKKARGTLADRSGKVLFIDARNLGYMKDRVLRDFKSEDIQRVAGVFHAWQKGEGYADEAGFCCSATLEEIKKHDFVLTPGRYVGAADEVEDGEPFAEKMARLTAQLQEQFARSSELEGEIKRNLAGLGYEC, encoded by the coding sequence TCAGCCCAGAAGTTTCTGCAGGACCTCGAAAAAAAGCTCTGGACCGCCGCCGACAAGCTGCGCTCCACCCTCGATGCGGCGCAGTACAAGCATGCGGTCCTCGGTCTCTTTTTCGTCAAGTACGTCTCCGACGCCTTCGACATTCGCCGTCAGGAGTTGATCGCTCAGTTTCAGAACGAAGATCACGACTACTACCTCAACCCCGGCGACTACGATTCCGACGCAGAATACCAGGCCGAGATTGCCGCCGAGCTGGAGATCCGCGACTACTACACCGAGAAGAACGTCTTCTGGGTGCCGCAACTGGCGCGTTGGGAGACTCTGCAGAACAACTCCAAGCTGCCGCCCGGCAGCGAGATCGTCATCAAGAACGGCAAGGAGAGCGTCTACACCATCCGCAGCGTCGGCCGCCTGATCGACGATGCGTTAGAGGCGATCGAGAAGGACAACCCCAAGCTCAAAGGGGTGCTCAACAAGCAGTACGGCCGCCTGCAGATCGACCAGGCCAAGCTCGGCGAGCTCATCGACCTGATCGCCACCATCCCCTTTGTCCATGAATCACTGCAGGCCAAGGACATCCTCGGCCACGTCTACGAATACTTCCTCGGCCAGTTCGCCCTCGCCGAAGGGAAGAAGGGCGGCCAGTTCTACACCCCCAAGTCGATCGTCACCCTGATCGTCGAGATGCTCCAGCCCTTTTCCGGGCGTGTCTACGACCCGGCTATGGGTTCAGGCGGCTTCTTCGTGCAGAGCGAGCAGTTCATCAAGGAACACGGCGGCAAGCTCGGCAACGTCTCCATCTATGGGCAGGAGTACAACCACACCACCTGGCAGCTCGCCGCCATGAACATGGTCATCCGCGGCCTCGACTTCAACTTCGGCAAGGAACCGGCCAACACCTTCACCAACGATCAGCACCTCGACCTGCGCGCCGACTTTGTCATGGCCAATCCCCCCTTCAACATGAAGGAGTGGGACACCGGCGTTGCCGACGACGATCCGCGCTGGCAGTACGGCAAGCCGCCTTCCGGCAACGCCAACTTCGCCTGGCTGCAGCACATGCTCTACCACCTGGCACCGGGCGGCTCTCTGGGCCTGCTGCTGGCCAACGGTTCGATGAGTTCCAACACCAACACCGAGGGGGATATCCGCCGGGCGCTGGTGGAGAACGATCTGGTCGAGTGCATGGTCGCCCTGCCGGGGCAGCTCTTCACCAACACCCAGATTCCCGCCTGTATCTGGTTTCTCACCCGCAACAAGAAGGCGCGGGGGACGCTGGCCGACCGTTCCGGCAAGGTGCTCTTCATCGATGCCCGCAACCTCGGCTACATGAAAGACCGCGTGCTGCGCGATTTCAAGTCGGAGGATATTCAAAGGGTCGCCGGGGTGTTTCATGCTTGGCAAAAGGGAGAGGGATACGCCGACGAAGCCGGCTTCTGCTGCTCGGCGACGCTGGAGGAGATCAAGAAGCACGACTTCGTGTTGACGCCGGGGCGTTATGTCGGTGCGGCGGATGAGGTGGAGGATGGCGAACCTTTTGCCGAGAAGATGGCGCGGTTGACGGCGCAGTTGCAGGAGCAGTTTGCGCGGAGTAGCGAGTTGGAAGGTGAGATTAAGCGGAATTTGGCGGGGTTGGGCTATGAGTGCTGA
- a CDS encoding helix-turn-helix domain-containing protein → MAMIRQPENFPATVKEVRRQLALSQEELAHALGVSFATVNRWENGKTIPSKLAQRQFEQFCKDNVKKGNLVLNEANKCPVVLGEDAPGANDDAR, encoded by the coding sequence ATGGCCATGATCCGTCAACCCGAAAACTTTCCGGCAACGGTCAAGGAGGTGCGGCGGCAGCTGGCACTCTCCCAGGAGGAACTGGCCCACGCCCTCGGGGTGAGCTTCGCCACGGTCAACCGCTGGGAGAACGGCAAGACCATTCCTTCGAAGCTGGCTCAGCGGCAGTTCGAGCAGTTCTGTAAAGATAATGTCAAGAAGGGAAACCTCGTTCTGAATGAGGCTAATAAATGCCCTGTGGTTCTGGGCGAGGATGCGCCGGGCGCGAACGACGACGCCCGTTGA